The Terriglobia bacterium nucleotide sequence CCCCGCGCAAATCCGATCCCGCGCCTCGAGGGCGCTCTCGCTCCGGCGGCTCCGGCGGGCGTTACGACTTCAGCGCCGCCCGCACCCCCTTGGCATAGGCCGGATCCGCCTTCTCGAGGTGCGCGAGCTGGCGTCGGATGATCTCGGCGGGAACCCCACGCATCGCGCCCGCCATCGCCCGGTGCAGTCGCTCCTTCTCCGCCGGCGGCAGCAGGCGGTAGAGCTGCCCCGCCTGCGTGTAGTCATCGTTCCCCTTCCGATGATCGTAGCGGTCGGCTTCTCCGCCGACGTGGAGCGGCGGCTCCTTGAACCGGGGATCCTCCGCCGGTCCGCCGAAGCTGTTGGGCTCGTAGTTCACCGAGCCGCCGCCGTTGTCGTCGAAGCGCATGGCGCCGTCGCGATGGTAGGTGTCGACTTCGCACCGAGGCCGGTTCACCGGCAGGCTATCGTAGTTGACGCCCAGCCGGTAGCGGTGCGCGTCCGCGTACGAGACGATACGGAACTGGAGCATCTTGTCCGGGCTGTGTCCGATGCCCGGCACGACGTTCGCCGGCGAGAAGGCGGACTGCTCCACCTCGGAGAAGTAGTTCCCGGGGTTACGATTGAGCTCCATGACCCCGACTTCGATCAGCGGGTAGTCGGCGTGCGGCCACACCTTGGTGAGGTCGAACGGATTGAACGAGGCCTTCTCGGCGGCAGCCTCGGGCATGACCTGGACCATCAATCGCCACTTCGGGAAGTCCTTCCTCCCGATGGCGGCGTAGAGGTCGCGCTGGTGGCTCTCCCGGTCCTCGCTGATCAGGCGCGCCGACTCCTCGTCG carries:
- a CDS encoding catalase, translated to MKKKNGKQLTTSAGIPVGDNQNALTAGPRGPLLVQDWQLFEKHAHFNRERIPERVVHAKGSGAYGVFTCKKDMTRYTKASIFRAAGKKTECFVRFSTVAGERGAADAERDVRGFAMKFYTDEGNWDLVGNNTPVFFVRDPYKFPDFIHTQKRDPATNLRSPIAMWDFWSLSPESLHQVTILFSDRGLPKSYRHMNGYGSHTYSFINSANERFWVKFHFKTMQGIACLTDEESARLISEDRESHQRDLYAAIGRKDFPKWRLMVQVMPEAAAEKASFNPFDLTKVWPHADYPLIEVGVMELNRNPGNYFSEVEQSAFSPANVVPGIGHSPDKMLQFRIVSYADAHRYRLGVNYDSLPVNRPRCEVDTYHRDGAMRFDDNGGGSVNYEPNSFGGPAEDPRFKEPPLHVGGEADRYDHRKGNDDYTQAGQLYRLLPPAEKERLHRAMAGAMRGVPAEIIRRQLAHLEKADPAYAKGVRAALKS